One window of Globicephala melas chromosome 5, mGloMel1.2, whole genome shotgun sequence genomic DNA carries:
- the LAMTOR3 gene encoding ragulator complex protein LAMTOR3 isoform X2, whose protein sequence is MADDLKRFLYKKLPSVEGLHAIVVSDRDGVPVIKVANDNAPEHALRPGFLSTFALATDQGSKLGLSKNKSIICYYNTYQVVQFNRLPLVVSFIASSNANTGLIVSLEKELAPLFEELRQVVEVS, encoded by the exons ATGGCGGAT GACCTAAAACGATTCCTGTACAAAAAATTACCAAG tgTTGAGGGGCTCCATGCTATTGTTGTGTCAGATAGAGATGGAGTGCCTGTCATTAAAG TGGCCAATGATAATGCTCCAGAGCATGCTTTGAGACCTGGTTTCTTGTCTACTTTTGCCCTTGCAACAGACCAAGGGAGCAAGCTTGGACTTTCAAAAAATAAGAGTATCATCTGTTACTATAACACCTACCAG GTGGTTCAATTCAATCGTTTACCTTTGGTGGTGAGTTTCATAGCCAGCAGCAATGCTAATACAG GACTAATTGTCAGCCTAGAAAAGGAACTTGCTCCATTATTTGAAGAATTGAGACAAGTTGTGGAAGTTTCTTAA
- the LAMTOR3 gene encoding ragulator complex protein LAMTOR3 isoform X3: MADDLKRFLYKKLPSVEGLHAIVVSDRDGVPVIKVANDNAPEHALRPGFLSTFALATDQGSKLGLSKNKSIICYYNTYQVVQFNRLPLVVSFIASSNANTGWKNLRTNTGKLYFLKRID; the protein is encoded by the exons ATGGCGGAT GACCTAAAACGATTCCTGTACAAAAAATTACCAAG tgTTGAGGGGCTCCATGCTATTGTTGTGTCAGATAGAGATGGAGTGCCTGTCATTAAAG TGGCCAATGATAATGCTCCAGAGCATGCTTTGAGACCTGGTTTCTTGTCTACTTTTGCCCTTGCAACAGACCAAGGGAGCAAGCTTGGACTTTCAAAAAATAAGAGTATCATCTGTTACTATAACACCTACCAG GTGGTTCAATTCAATCGTTTACCTTTGGTGGTGAGTTTCATAGCCAGCAGCAATGCTAATACAG GGTGGAAGAATTTGAGGACGAACACTGGGAAGCTGTACTTTCTAAAGAGGATA GACTAA
- the LAMTOR3 gene encoding ragulator complex protein LAMTOR3 isoform X1 — translation MADDLKRFLYKKLPSVEGLHAIVVSDRDGVPVIKVANDNAPEHALRPGFLSTFALATDQGSKLGLSKNKSIICYYNTYQVVQFNRLPLVVSFIASSNANTGWKNLRTNTGKLYFLKRIVRSHCIQ, via the exons ATGGCGGAT GACCTAAAACGATTCCTGTACAAAAAATTACCAAG tgTTGAGGGGCTCCATGCTATTGTTGTGTCAGATAGAGATGGAGTGCCTGTCATTAAAG TGGCCAATGATAATGCTCCAGAGCATGCTTTGAGACCTGGTTTCTTGTCTACTTTTGCCCTTGCAACAGACCAAGGGAGCAAGCTTGGACTTTCAAAAAATAAGAGTATCATCTGTTACTATAACACCTACCAG GTGGTTCAATTCAATCGTTTACCTTTGGTGGTGAGTTTCATAGCCAGCAGCAATGCTAATACAG GGTGGAAGAATTTGAGGACGAACACTGGGAAGCTGTACTTTCTAAAGAGGATAGTAAGATCTCATTGTATCCAGTAG